From the genome of Alicyclobacillus sp. SO9:
CTTGGACCTACAGCGGATGACCTGACGAAGGAAGCACTAGCTCAGTATTTAGAGAGAGAACTTGTCACATCGCACGAAGCCTTGAGCGCATTGGAAAGCTTTTTTGCAAAACGTAATAAGACAATGCCTCCTGAAAACAAAAAGCAGGCACAGTGTGTTGCAGGCGGGGAATTGATTGAGAATCCAAATGGTACGGCTCCGGGACAGTATGTCTATGCAGGCGGGGTTCACTACTTTCTTTTGCCTGGACCTCCCCTCGAAATGAAGCCGATGCTAACAAATTCGGTCCTACCGCGGATGTCAGAGTGGTTCTCGCAAAATCAACTCCAATCACGCATACTGCACTTCTGCGGTATCGGTGAATCGACAGTCGACGAAGCTGTCTCTGACCTTTTGCAAAGACCGAATCCAAGTCTGGCTCCCTTGGCTGGCGAGGGTGAGATGCTGCTTCGGATTACTGCACACGATACGGAAGAGAGCACTGCGCAGGACTTGATTGCGCAGCTTGAACACGAGTTGCAGAGGCGATTTCAGGATTTTATCTATGGTACAGACGAGGATTCACTCCCGTCTGTGGTTGGCAGGGCTGCAATAAACGGGGCTGCTTCCGTGTCGTTTGCAGAAAGTTGTACAGGCGGTCTGATGGCTTCGATGGTGACTCAAATTCCCGGAAGTTCCGCATACTTTGCTGGAGGCGTCGTTGCGTACAATAATGACGT
Proteins encoded in this window:
- a CDS encoding competence/damage-inducible protein A, encoding MNQATCKAEHIAVGTEILLGQITNGHARTISDELAREGFFLYYHTAVGDNLERIKDVFRIASERSNTVIVTGGLGPTADDLTKEALAQYLERELVTSHEALSALESFFAKRNKTMPPENKKQAQCVAGGELIENPNGTAPGQYVYAGGVHYFLLPGPPLEMKPMLTNSVLPRMSEWFSQNQLQSRILHFCGIGESTVDEAVSDLLQRPNPSLAPLAGEGEMLLRITAHDTEESTAQDLIAQLEHELQRRFQDFIYGTDEDSLPSVVGRAAINGAASVSFAESCTGGLMASMVTQIPGSSAYFAGGVVAYNNDVKASVLGVDTDILDNYGAVSAQTASAMAEGVRRLTGSTYGVSITGIAGPSGGTEEKPVGLVFGAISSFDGGVRMVRMMHSGSRMQIQIRSAKRMLWELWRSLRTKSR